A genomic window from Glaciihabitans sp. INWT7 includes:
- a CDS encoding alkene reductase, whose translation MQLFAPVNLGALALSNRVVMAPLTRLRAGDAGVPNDLLVEHYRQRATLGLIVTEGTFPSPVSRAYPGQPGIVTPEQIAGWRRVTEAVHAEGGIIVMQLMHGGRVTHPEIINGLTPVAPSAIAIDGETHTPLGKKRYPEPRALETDELPGVTAEIVQAARNAIEAGFDGVEVHSANGYLLHEFLSPVSNVRTDGYGGSPANRARFGIETVTAVAEAVGADRVGIRISPSHNIQDVFETDEAETKATYDALIDGIAPLGLAYLSVLHSDPAGELVQDLRSRFGGPLMVNSGFGQLTTRDEAMEFVEANHADVVAVGRQAIANPDLVARWRDDRELNEPNPSTFYGATGEGYTDYPALAI comes from the coding sequence GTGCAACTCTTCGCGCCCGTGAACCTCGGGGCCCTCGCCCTGTCCAACCGTGTCGTCATGGCGCCCCTCACCCGGCTGCGTGCCGGTGACGCCGGGGTGCCGAACGACCTGCTCGTCGAGCACTATCGGCAGCGCGCCACCCTCGGCCTCATCGTGACCGAGGGCACCTTCCCGAGCCCGGTGAGTCGCGCGTACCCGGGACAGCCCGGCATCGTCACCCCCGAGCAGATCGCGGGCTGGCGTCGCGTTACCGAAGCCGTGCACGCCGAGGGTGGAATCATCGTCATGCAGCTCATGCACGGCGGCCGCGTGACGCACCCCGAGATCATCAACGGCCTCACGCCGGTGGCTCCGAGCGCCATCGCGATCGACGGCGAGACGCACACCCCTCTCGGCAAGAAGCGCTACCCCGAGCCCCGCGCCCTCGAGACCGACGAACTCCCCGGCGTGACCGCAGAGATCGTGCAGGCGGCCCGTAACGCGATCGAGGCCGGGTTCGACGGCGTCGAGGTGCACTCCGCGAACGGATACCTGCTGCACGAGTTCCTGTCGCCCGTGTCCAACGTGCGCACCGATGGTTACGGCGGATCCCCCGCCAACCGCGCCCGGTTCGGAATCGAGACCGTGACGGCCGTAGCCGAAGCGGTCGGAGCGGATCGGGTGGGCATCCGCATCTCGCCCTCGCACAACATCCAGGACGTCTTCGAGACGGATGAGGCGGAGACCAAGGCCACCTACGACGCTCTGATCGACGGCATCGCCCCACTCGGCCTCGCCTACCTCAGCGTGCTGCACAGCGATCCGGCCGGCGAGCTCGTGCAGGACCTCCGCTCCCGCTTCGGCGGCCCGCTCATGGTGAACAGCGGATTCGGTCAGCTGACCACCCGCGACGAGGCGATGGAGTTCGTGGAGGCGAACCACGCGGATGTCGTCGCCGTCGGCCGCCAGGCTATCGCGAACCCCGACCTCGTCGCCCGCTGGCGCGACGACCGCGAGCTCAACGAGCCCAACCCGAGCACCTTCTACGGTGCGACCGGCGAGGGTTACACGGACTACCCCGCACTCGCGATCTGA
- a CDS encoding RNB domain-containing ribonuclease, which produces MTVSSMHLVLPSSGQLAERFAQLRAELGLSAEFPAVVEADARSVIAHQVLPEVDSTAIPFVTIDPAGATDLDQALHLERSADGYRVRYAIADVPAFVAPNGPIDAEARRRGQTMYAPDGRIPLHPTVISEDAASLLPGEVRGAFVWDFTLDVDADVIAATVARARIRSIRQCDYAEVQQEIDAGTASDSLQLLREVGEKRISLERKRGGASLNRADQEVTEVDHVYRLERRRSLPVEDWNAQLSLMTGMAAAGIMIEGGVGILRTMPAPDASAIDRFRLQTVALGWPWAPQLAYGEYLRTLDSDDPKQLAIIHAAGSLFRGAGYTVFDGGAPEVTLQAAVGAPYAHTTAPLRRLVDRFVLVTCEAIVAGNPVPSWVRSALPAIPAIMAASDGIASRLSRGSIDAVEAAVLRGRVGEVFDATVISARKGGGVIQLADPAVAANCSGTLEAGSRVRATLVMADIPTGTVQFAV; this is translated from the coding sequence ATGACCGTGTCTTCAATGCACCTCGTGCTTCCGTCATCCGGTCAGCTCGCCGAGCGTTTCGCCCAGTTGCGCGCGGAGCTGGGACTCAGCGCGGAATTCCCCGCGGTGGTCGAGGCGGATGCCCGGTCCGTGATCGCCCACCAGGTGCTCCCGGAGGTGGACAGCACGGCGATCCCTTTCGTCACGATCGATCCCGCGGGTGCGACCGACCTCGACCAGGCGCTCCACCTCGAGCGGAGCGCCGACGGATACCGCGTGCGGTACGCCATCGCCGATGTGCCCGCGTTCGTGGCACCGAACGGTCCGATCGACGCGGAGGCCCGCCGGCGTGGCCAGACCATGTACGCGCCGGACGGCCGCATCCCCTTGCATCCGACTGTCATCAGTGAGGATGCCGCGTCGCTGCTGCCGGGTGAGGTGCGTGGCGCTTTCGTGTGGGACTTCACGCTCGACGTCGACGCCGACGTGATCGCCGCCACCGTCGCCCGTGCCCGCATTCGCAGCATCCGCCAGTGCGACTACGCCGAAGTGCAGCAGGAGATCGATGCGGGCACGGCGAGCGATTCACTGCAGCTGCTGCGCGAGGTCGGCGAGAAACGCATCTCTCTCGAGAGGAAGCGCGGCGGAGCGAGCCTCAATCGCGCCGACCAGGAGGTCACCGAGGTCGATCACGTCTACCGGCTGGAGCGTCGCCGGTCACTTCCGGTGGAGGATTGGAACGCCCAGCTCTCCCTGATGACCGGCATGGCAGCCGCCGGCATCATGATCGAGGGGGGAGTGGGCATCCTGCGCACCATGCCGGCCCCGGATGCCTCAGCCATCGACCGTTTCCGGCTGCAGACCGTGGCCCTCGGCTGGCCGTGGGCGCCTCAGCTCGCCTACGGCGAATACCTGCGCACCCTGGACTCCGACGACCCGAAACAGCTCGCGATCATCCATGCGGCCGGCTCGCTCTTCCGCGGCGCCGGCTATACGGTGTTCGACGGAGGGGCTCCGGAGGTGACGCTGCAGGCCGCGGTCGGGGCGCCCTACGCGCATACCACCGCACCGTTGCGGCGCCTCGTCGACCGCTTCGTGCTCGTCACCTGCGAGGCGATCGTGGCCGGGAATCCGGTGCCGTCCTGGGTGCGGTCGGCGCTGCCGGCGATCCCGGCGATCATGGCTGCGTCGGACGGCATCGCCTCCCGTCTCAGCCGCGGCTCGATCGACGCGGTCGAGGCCGCGGTGCTGCGTGGACGTGTGGGCGAGGTCTTCGACGCGACGGTGATCTCCGCGCGAAAGGGCGGGGGAGTCATCCAGCTAGCAGACCCGGCCGTGGCGGCCAACTGCAGCGGCACGCTCGAGGCGGGCAGCCGGGTGCGCGCCACCCTGGTGATGGCGGACATTCCGACGGGCACCGTGCAGTTCGCCGTCTGA
- a CDS encoding oxygenase MpaB family protein — MKPVALTDIGAEAVLLAGGGRAILLQLAKPAVGHAVAEHSNFAADPLRRLRNTLTYVYALVFGTPTQVAAVTAMVQRAHAPVRSASYDASDAGLQLWVAATLYETATTLHERVFGPLDEASADRVYRDYAVVGTALGMPAELWPADREAFGRYWREQLAGLEVDDRVRAVSVQLLRPASGPLWMRALMPMARLATAGLLSPPLREAYALPWDDRRQRRFDRLMDVTARVYPRLPARLRHWPKNHLLKRLG; from the coding sequence ATGAAACCCGTGGCGCTCACCGACATCGGCGCCGAGGCCGTACTGCTCGCCGGTGGCGGTCGCGCGATCCTGCTGCAGCTGGCCAAGCCCGCGGTGGGTCACGCCGTCGCCGAACACAGCAACTTCGCCGCCGACCCGCTGCGGCGACTACGCAACACGTTGACATACGTGTATGCGCTGGTCTTCGGCACCCCGACTCAGGTCGCGGCGGTGACGGCGATGGTGCAACGTGCCCACGCCCCGGTGCGGTCCGCCAGCTACGACGCGTCGGATGCCGGGCTGCAGCTCTGGGTGGCGGCCACTCTCTACGAGACGGCGACCACGCTGCATGAGCGCGTGTTCGGACCACTCGACGAGGCATCCGCCGACCGGGTCTATCGGGACTATGCGGTCGTGGGCACCGCGCTCGGCATGCCCGCAGAGCTCTGGCCCGCCGACCGGGAGGCCTTCGGTCGCTACTGGCGAGAACAACTGGCGGGGCTCGAGGTCGACGACCGGGTTCGCGCGGTCTCGGTGCAATTGCTACGACCGGCATCCGGTCCGCTCTGGATGCGGGCACTGATGCCGATGGCGCGCCTCGCGACCGCCGGATTGCTCTCTCCTCCGCTTCGCGAGGCCTATGCGCTGCCGTGGGACGACCGCCGCCAGCGCCGCTTCGATCGCCTGATGGATGTCACGGCACGCGTCTACCCGCGGCTGCCCGCCCGGCTGCGGCACTGGCCGAAGAACCACCTGCTCAAACGACTCGGCTGA
- a CDS encoding AAA family ATPase produces MDDPTREFLSTFQRFMSEVVNQVSVDSSDLTPLGAVVQDFLGTDISTLPAITHGLPAHRLVDADLALAELGRDSGQPPIGVSGGQQREHLPLSELLFSPYGRFSPAPIDYLSIADGPETARRVIAFGLHRITFEGHPVVVLERAAQPQFGRPGAQLEILSRDTETSSRFLDEFSRLVLSLSVLRGKVLSFTGNEYGNSSAGATFLHRPAVDADDVVLPPGVLETVVRHVVGIGEQREHLLAAGQHLKRGVLLYGPPGTGKTLTVRHLLSRTPGTTAVLLTGSSIQFITEAAELARAMQPAIVVLEDVDLVAEERGMHGPQPLLFAVLDALDGLEGDADVTFILTTNRVQVLERALAERPGRVDLAVEIPLPDASSRRRLFRHYAGGLPLTTEATDAAADRATETTGSFAKELVRRAVLTAAEQHRAVTDEDLSASLDGLLEAGTQLARNLLGGGAAPENDGRSPRQWGAYAPLSPGSTLG; encoded by the coding sequence ATGGATGACCCAACACGCGAGTTTCTCTCCACCTTCCAGCGATTCATGTCCGAGGTCGTCAACCAGGTCTCTGTCGACTCGAGCGACCTCACGCCCCTCGGCGCCGTTGTGCAGGACTTTCTCGGAACAGATATCTCCACCCTGCCTGCCATCACCCATGGGCTTCCCGCTCACCGGCTCGTCGATGCCGACCTCGCTCTCGCGGAGCTCGGCCGTGACTCTGGCCAACCTCCCATCGGCGTCAGCGGCGGACAGCAACGCGAGCACCTCCCGCTCTCCGAACTGCTCTTCAGCCCCTACGGCCGCTTCTCTCCTGCGCCGATCGACTACCTCTCGATAGCCGATGGCCCAGAGACCGCGCGACGCGTGATCGCGTTCGGCCTTCACCGCATCACTTTCGAGGGCCACCCTGTTGTCGTTCTCGAACGCGCGGCCCAGCCGCAATTCGGCCGCCCGGGAGCCCAACTCGAGATCCTCTCCCGCGACACCGAGACGTCGTCGCGGTTCCTCGACGAGTTCTCCCGACTCGTGCTGAGTCTCAGTGTGCTGCGTGGCAAGGTGCTGTCATTCACCGGAAATGAATACGGCAATTCGTCGGCGGGCGCTACCTTCCTGCACCGACCGGCTGTCGACGCGGATGATGTCGTCCTTCCGCCTGGCGTGCTAGAGACCGTGGTGCGCCATGTCGTCGGTATCGGCGAGCAGCGCGAGCATCTGCTCGCTGCCGGACAACACCTCAAGCGCGGGGTATTGCTCTATGGGCCTCCCGGTACGGGGAAGACCCTCACTGTGCGTCACCTGCTGTCACGCACCCCCGGCACAACAGCCGTGCTCCTCACCGGATCGAGCATCCAATTCATCACCGAGGCCGCTGAACTGGCACGCGCGATGCAACCCGCCATCGTGGTGCTCGAGGATGTAGACCTGGTCGCCGAAGAGCGCGGAATGCACGGACCGCAGCCTCTGCTCTTCGCAGTGCTGGATGCGCTGGACGGCTTGGAGGGGGATGCCGATGTCACCTTCATCCTGACGACGAACCGCGTCCAGGTGCTGGAGCGAGCGCTCGCGGAGCGCCCTGGGCGCGTGGACCTCGCAGTCGAGATCCCCCTTCCCGACGCGAGCTCGCGGCGACGCCTGTTCCGGCACTATGCCGGCGGTTTGCCCCTCACGACGGAGGCTACCGATGCGGCTGCAGACCGGGCCACCGAGACCACCGGATCCTTCGCGAAAGAGCTGGTGCGTCGCGCCGTCCTCACTGCGGCCGAGCAGCATCGCGCCGTCACCGACGAGGATCTCTCGGCCTCGCTCGATGGGCTCCTGGAGGCGGGCACCCAGCTCGCTCGTAACCTCCTCGGTGGTGGCGCAGCCCCCGAGAATGATGGTCGCTCGCCGCGCCAGTGGGGCGCCTACGCGCCGCTCTCCCCGGGTTCCACGCTGGGGTAG